The Fodinibius salicampi DNA window TATCTCATCGGGAACAATATCATCTGGTTACTGTGAGGTTCCAGCCTCTAATTCTGAAACTCGGCTAAACTTCAGGCACTGCGGTCGTTTCCAACTTCATATTGGTGGTTAGTTTAATAGCACATAAATTCACCTCTAAACAAACTACTTGAGTATATTTCTTTGATATTTTTGCGAATTCCTGCAGCCAAGGTTGCCTAGGTAAAGTATTTTTCACATTCTCTAAGACTTATCCCGATTTATTTGCGATTGGAAGCCAATATGAATAATCATTATGTTAACTTTCACTCTGTACAATAAGTTACATTCGAACTAAATTTTAGCTCAGTGCTGTTTTATAGAAGTTAGTTTGTAATATTTGTTGGTTATAACTGGTACCAACAACAGGAACAGCAATTTTAAGCCACACATCGATATTCTGTGATTCGGATTTTCTCTGCATTTCTTCTAATGATTATTATTTTGGGGTTTCATTTGGCCTTTACCGATATCAAGTCGGAGCCCGAAGTTGTAGAGCCTGAACCCGAGGTGTGGGTGATGGATGAATCCTTGGCTCTCTACCTGGAACAATTTGAACACAATTTTGAAGAAGGGCTAAACGCCAATCTCATCCCCGGGGCAGCAGTTGCCATCGTAAAGGATGGTCGGGTTGTATTACAAAAAGGCTTTGGTGTAAAAGAGAAAGGGAAGGGAGAAGAAGTAGATGAACATACCGTATTTAGATTGGGAAGTGTATCTAAAGGTTTCGCATCGGTTCTGACGGGAGTATTTGTAGAAGAAGGAGTCGTAAGCTGGAATATGCCTGTATCCCATTACGTGGAACAATTTAAGCTGAATAATCCGGACCAGACTGATCGGGTTCAAATTAGGCATTTATTATCTCATACCTCAGGTTTACCACGCCATGCGTATACGAATTTGGTGGAAGATGGACTTTCCTTGAACCGCATTATACCACGATTGGAACAAGTTCCTTTGATCGCAAAAGAAGGTGAACAACTTGCCTACCAGAATGCGGCCTATTCAACGATAGAAAAAGTGCTGGAAGTCCAAACCAACGCCGATTTTAACACACTGCTGGATGAAAAACTGTTCGAGCCATTAGCGATGGATCATTCCTCGGCAAGCTATGACAGCATACGATCTTCCGGAAATACAGCTTTGCCTCATGTGTATTATTCCCGATCACGGGGGCACGTTCCCACTTCCATTTCAAAGAAATATTACAATGCAGTTTCTTCCGGCGGGATCAATGCTTCTGCCTCAGATATGGGCAGGTGGTTGCTTCTGTTAACAGGGCATTATCCTGATGTTATTTCTGAAGAAACACTTGAAGAGATTTATGATCCGTTAGCTACCATCAATAATCGACGATTTAGCAGGTATTGGGATGGGGTGAACAAATCGCATTATGGAATGGGTTGGAGAGTTCTTGATAATCATGGTCAGAAGATTGTATACCACGGAGGATATGTAAACGGATACCGTAGCGAAATAGCTTTTTCTCCTGATGATGGTGTGGGAATCTGCATTCTTATCAATACCCACT harbors:
- a CDS encoding serine hydrolase domain-containing protein, whose product is MIIILGFHLAFTDIKSEPEVVEPEPEVWVMDESLALYLEQFEHNFEEGLNANLIPGAAVAIVKDGRVVLQKGFGVKEKGKGEEVDEHTVFRLGSVSKGFASVLTGVFVEEGVVSWNMPVSHYVEQFKLNNPDQTDRVQIRHLLSHTSGLPRHAYTNLVEDGLSLNRIIPRLEQVPLIAKEGEQLAYQNAAYSTIEKVLEVQTNADFNTLLDEKLFEPLAMDHSSASYDSIRSSGNTALPHVYYSRSRGHVPTSISKKYYNAVSSGGINASASDMGRWLLLLTGHYPDVISEETLEEIYDPLATINNRRFSRYWDGVNKSHYGMGWRVLDNHGQKIVYHGGYVNGYRSEIAFSPDDGVGICILINTHSSYPLTVIPDFFNHFKSNSSEVISE